The Zonotrichia albicollis isolate bZonAlb1 chromosome 9, bZonAlb1.hap1, whole genome shotgun sequence genome has a window encoding:
- the LOC141730037 gene encoding serine/threonine-protein kinase pim-1-like codes for MPGRKSRTAQEALLERYRLGSLLGRGGFGRVFAATRLSDGAPVAIKRVPRNRVRHWGELPDGTSAPLEIVLLAKVSTGFPGVVQLLEWLELPNCIVMVLERPEQCQDLQRFIGARRFLPEEEARALFRQVLEAVRHCTSCGVLHRDIKPENILVDLDTGQAKLIDFGCGTYLQDTVYTHFAGTLSYSPPEWNDFGWYHGEAATIWSLGILLHQMVCGEHPFRRGRNLSWGQLPLPQRLSQECKDLIWWCLSVNSLDRPTLEDLFCVPWMQDIPLP; via the exons ATGCCGGGGAGAAAAAGCA ggacggcgcaggaggccctgctGGAGCGGTACCGGCTGGGCTCGCTGCTGGGCCGCGGCGGCTTCGGCAGAGTCTTCGCGGCCACGCGGCTCTCGGACGGCGCCCCg gtggccatcaaaaGGGTGCCACGGAACCGCGTCCGGCACTGGggcgagctg cccgacggcaccagcgcacccctggagatcgtgctgctggccaaggtgtccactggcttccccggtgtggtccagctgctggagtggctcGAACTCCCCAACTGCATCGTGATGGTGCTGGAGCggccagagcagtgtcaggaccTGCAGCGTTTCATTGGGGCACGGCGGTTCCTGCCCGAGGAGGAGGCGCGGGCGCTGTtccgccaggtgctggaggccgtgcggcactgcaccagctgtggggtcctgcacagggacatcaaGCCAGAGAACATCCTGGTTGACCTGGACACCGGGCAGGCCAAACTGATTGactttggctgtggcacctacctgcaggacacagtctACACTCACTTTGCAG GAACACTGTCCTACAGCCCCCCGGAATGGAACGACTTTGGCTGGTACCATGGCGAGGCAGCAACAATctggtccctgggcatcctgctgcaccagatggtctgcggggagcaccctttcaggaggggccggaacctcagctggggccagctcccgctgccacaaaggctctctcaag aGTGCAAAGACCTGATCTGGTGGTGTTTATCCGTGAACTCCTTGGACAGACCCACACTGGaagacctgttctgtgttccttggatgcaggatattcctctgccatag
- the LOC141730036 gene encoding matrix metalloproteinase-14-like, with the protein MGFFGAFWVFFLFFLSENLAELGRGVPSDRVDAALLWLPSGHTYLFRGDKYYRLNEALGSVDPEYPKSIEVWGVPPSPRGAFMGPDDAFTYFYRSHLYWKFDNSALRVLPGFPKSALRDWLGCPAPAPPTGPAPPDTEVIVIAVGAGPAAWAGPMAQLGVAAALGGVALFWRPRGGAHTHLRRCQRSLLPRV; encoded by the exons gtttttttggtgctttttgggttttttttttgtttttcctgtctgAAAATTTGGCGGAGCTCGGCCGGGGCGTCCCCAGCGACCGCGTGGACGCcgccctgctctggctgcccagCGGCCACACCTACCTCTTCCGGGGCGACAA GTATTACCGCCTGAACGAGGCTTTGGGCTCGGTGGACCCCGAGTACCCCAAGAGCATCGAGGTCTGGGGGGTCCCCCCGAGCCCCCGCGGAGCCTTCATGGGACCCGACGacg CCTTCACCTATTTCTACCGCTCCCACCTCTACTGGAAATTCGACAACTCCGCCCTCCGCGTCCTGCCCGGCTTCCCCAAATCCGCGCTCCGCGATTGGCTGGgctgccccgccccggccccgcccacCGGCCCCGCCCCTCCGGACACCGAGGTCATCGTCATCGCTGTAGGGGCAGGGCCGGCGGCGTGGGCGGGGCCTATGGCGCAGCTGGGCGTGGCCGCGGCGCTGGGGGGCGTGGCCTTGTTCTGGCGGCCCCGGGGCGGGGCCCACACCCACCTGAGGCGGTGCCAGCGGTCGCTGCTGCCCCGCGTGTAG